The following coding sequences lie in one Nakaseomyces glabratus chromosome I, complete sequence genomic window:
- the MPE1 gene encoding cleavage polyadenylation factor subunit MPE1 (CAGL0I05456g~Ortholog(s) have nucleus localization), translated as MSSTIFYRFRSQKDSSRVLFDGTGLTVFDLKREIILDNKLGDGTDFQLRVYNPDTDEEYEDDAQVIPRSTTVVVRRSPAAKTFSIHSRNKGGLAATMGNATRYITGRPRVFQQQAGGSIQPQQQQRAGSEAAAVSGMTEEERIASMFATQENQWEQAQQEMSTATPVMSKPITSGANAENDGPPPPGYMCYRCGSRNHWINNCPTNTDPNFEGKRIRRTTGIPKTFLKSVEVNPETMTPQEMAEKKIMVTDEGKFVVQVADKQSWEDYQRKIKNRLIDSDAAIYQPGHFSDLPEELKCNLTGGLLKQPVRTTACCDKLVSKKIMEDTLLDSDFVCPLCDKEDVLLDSLVEDEEIQKKVNEFLKDHEDQNENSKRKADGQTDNGEAKKAKVDENEINSETLNSSAVNSPEKKNESPQKPLPMPIPPVPFGMPAFPMPFMPFMPPQQNSNQNSSNQ; from the coding sequence ATGAGTAGTACAATTTTTTACCGGTTTCGGTCGCAGAAGGATTCATCTAGAGTGCTTTTCGATGGTACTGGTCTAACTGTGTTTGATTTGAAACGAGAAATCATATTAGACAACAAGCTTGGTGATGGTACTGATTTCCAGTTGCGTGTGTACAATCCTGATACTGATGAGGAATATGAAGATGACGCGCAGGTGATACCTCGTTCGACCACGGTTGTGGTACGGCGGTCTCCAGCAGCTAAGACTTTTTCTATACATAGTAGAAACAAAGGAGGCCTTGCAGCAACTATGGGTAATGCTACAAGATACATCACCGGTAGGCCGAGGGTTTTTCAACAACAAGCTGGTGGCTCAATTCAACcacagcaacagcaacgGGCTGGGTCTGAAGCTGCAGCTGTATCGGGTATgactgaagaagagagaatTGCCAGTATGTTTGCTACACAAGAGAATCAATGGGAGCAAGCACAACAGGAAATGTCGACTGCAACACCAGTTATGAGTAAACCTATTACTAGTGGCGCCAACGCTGAAAACGATGGGCCACCACCTCCCGGTTATATGTGCTACAGATGTGGCTCAAGAAATCATTGGATAAATAATTGTCCAACTAACACAGATCCGAACTTTGAAGGTAAAAGAATACGTAGAACTACGGGTATCCCAAAGACATTCTTAAAGAGTGTTGAAGTAAATCCAGAAACTATGACACCTCAGGAGATGGCTGAGAAGAAAATTATGGTAACTGATGAAGGTAAATTTGTCGTCCAAGTCGCTGATAAACAATCATGGGAAGATTACCAACGTAAAATCAAGAACAGACTTATTGATAGTGATGCAGCTATATACCAACCGGGACATTTCAGTGATCTTCCAGAAGAATTGAAGTGTAATTTAACTGGAGGTCTCCTCAAACAGCCAGTGCGTACTACTGCATGTTGTGATAAACTGGTTTCCAAGAAAATCATGGAAGATACACTTCTTGATAGTGATTTTGTGTGTCCTCTTTGTGATAAGGAGGATGTTTTATTAGATTCCCTGgttgaagatgaggaaatacaaaaaaaggttaatgaatttttgaaagacCATGAGGATCAAAACGAAAACagtaaaagaaaagctgATGGACAGACAGATAACGGGGAAGCTAAGAAGGCAAAGGTAGATGAAAACGAAATCAACTCAGAAACATTAAATTCTAGTGCGGTTAATTCTCCGgagaaaaagaatgaaTCACCACAAAAGCCTCTTCCTATGCCAATACCGCCTGTGCCATTTGGCATGCCTGCTTTCCCAATGCCGTTTATGCCATTTATGCCTCCACAACAAAACTCTAATCAAAACAGCAGTAACCAATAA
- the UBC6 gene encoding E2 ubiquitin-conjugating protein UBC6 (CAGL0I05478g~Ortholog(s) have ubiquitin-protein transferase activity, role in protein monoubiquitination, protein polyubiquitination, ubiquitin-dependent ERAD pathway and endoplasmic reticulum membrane localization) — protein sequence MATKQAQKRLTKEYKMMVENPPPFIIARPNEENILEWHYVISGPPDTPYDGGQYHGTLTFPSDYPYKPPAIRMITPNGRFKENTRLCLSMSDYHPDTWNPGWSVATILNGLLSFMTGDESTTGSITTTQQEKKILAKKSMYYNTFNSTRFKLVFPEIVEKNITELQRRKQEEKDMSMFEKKEDPLVKAAREKAIEVKDIVNPEDRIRAEQALKELEKQHNDKPNGSSSMFYIGVALFLFLVGLFMK from the coding sequence ATGGCTACGAAACAAGCTCAAAAGAGGCTAACTAAGGAGTATAAGATGATGGTGGAGAACCCACCACCATTTATTATTGCTAGACCGAATGAGGAGAATATACTGGAGTGGCACTATGTCATCAGTGGTCCTCCAGACACACCATATGACGGTGGGCAGTACCACGGGACTTTGACCTTCCCATCGGACTACCCATACAAGCCACCTGCTATCAGAATGATTACTCCAAATGGTAGgtttaaagaaaatacgCGGTTGTGTTTATCTATGAGTGATTACCACCCGGATACGTGGAATCCCGGCTGGTCTGTGGCTACAATCCTTAACGGACTGCTGAGTTTCATGACCGGTGATGAGAGTACCACCGGCTCTATTACGACCACTCaacaagagaagaagattttAGCCAAAAAATCCATGTACTACAACACTTTTAACAGCACTAGGTTCAAGCTGGTATTTCCAGAAATTgtagaaaagaatataacAGAATTACAAAGGAGGAAGCAAGAGGAGAAAGACATGTCGATGTTCgaaaaaaaggaagatCCCTTGGTGAAGGCAGCACGAGAGAAGGCTATAGAGGTCAAAGATATAGTTAACCCAGAAGATAGAATCAGAGCTGAACAAGCTTTgaaagaacttgaaaaacAGCATAATGATAAGCCAAACGGCTCATCTTCTATGTTTTATATTGGTGTTgcattgtttttgtttttagttGGACTTTTcatgaaataa
- the PRS2 gene encoding ribose phosphate diphosphokinase subunit PRS2 (CAGL0I05500g~Ortholog(s) have ribose phosphate diphosphokinase activity, role in 5-phosphoribose 1-diphosphate biosynthetic process, cytokinesis, fungal-type cell wall organization and cytosol, ribose phosphate diphosphokinase complex localization) has product MSTNSIKLLAGNSHPELAELLSRRLGIPLSKVGVYQYSNTETSVTIGESIRDEDVYIIQTGIGAQEVNDFLMELLILIHACKTASVRRITAVIPNFPYARQDKKDKSRAPITAKLIAKMLETAGCDHVITMDLHASQIQGFFHIPVDNLYAEPSVLNYIRTKTDLKNTILVSPDAGGAKRVASLADKLDLNFALIHKERQKANEVSRMVLVGDVQGKSCLLIDDMADTCGTLVKACDTLLEHGAKEVIAIVTHGIFSGSAREKLANSKLSKIVCTNTVPVDIDLPIVDQVDISPTLAEAIKRLHNGESVSYLFTHAPPA; this is encoded by the coding sequence ATGTCTACAAATAGCATTAAACTGTTGGCAGGTAACTCGCACCCTGAGCTTGCTGAGCTTTTGTCGAGAAGACTGGGCATTCCATTGTCGAAGGTCGGTGTGTATCAGTACTCGAACACCGAGACTTCAGTTACTATTGGTGAAAGTATACGTGATGAGGATGTGTACATTATACAGACGGGTATTGGTGCACAAGAGGTGAACGATTTTCTGATGGAGCTGCTGATTCTTATCCATGCTTGCAAAACCGCATCAGTGAGGAGAATCACAGCGGTTATCCCAAACTTCCCTTACGCTAGACAGGacaaaaaagataaatCACGTGCGCCAATTACTGCCAAGCTAATCGCTAAGATGTTGGAGACTGCAGGATGTGACCATGTCATCACCATGGACCTACACGCCTCTCAGATACAAGGTTTCTTCCACATCCCTGTGGATAACCTGTATGCAGAGCCAAGTGTCCTAAATTACATAAGAACTAAGACCGATTTGAAGAACACTATACTGGTGTCCCCAGATGCCGGTGGTGCGAAGAGGGTTGCTTCTCTTGCAGACAAGCTGGACTTGAACTTTGCTTTGATTCACAAGGAGAGGCAAAAGGCCAATGAAGTTTCCAGGATGGTCCTTGTCGGTGATGTTCAAGGTAAATCATGTCTCTTGATTGACGATATGGCGGACACTTGTGGTACATTGGTGAAGGCTTGTGATACTTTACTTGAACACGGTGCCAAGGAAGTTATTGCCATTGTAACACATGGTATATTTTCTGGTTCAGCAAGAGAAAAGTTAGCTAACAGTAAACTGTCCAAGATCGTATGCACAAATACAGTTCCTGTGGATATCGATCTTCCGATTGTAGACCAAGTTGATATAAGTCCAACTTTAGCAGAAGCCATAAAAAGATTACATAACGGTGAATCCGTGTCTTATCTTTTCACTCACGCTCCACCAGCCTGA
- a CDS encoding uncharacterized protein (CAGL0I05522g~Ortholog(s) have cytoplasm localization) encodes MFKKLLHITPDFHPDSRKSSPVQKEDSFKRKSGERIGDNYRPRIIPNAAASQRKSIIGQSDYDLANGTTNYNDLANEARNYVAIPQEQLLHRYEHDSQIPTIVDTNVTKLMPFGDGSNKVFGYENFGHTCYCNSVLQCIYNLPEFRKSILQFPQRYPLKSRVRVEEFHSLHERNYINEVVGQQEQEAISINESVTSLNSHQTQTRSTNTQPELSTKSQSNKTIDDDKKKENRKSFFKDLYKIRTTSSNATDSGYLGDKSIYTEYSADSSPKDDDTDKESYSNTTYDSTNSQSKPSQPQSKPAGYFDTVGEKLHGDCRKVIVGNPELNKTYSQTYFNVSESSNDLNIEIRKKLALIHGPVINIDHLLYKDQPHFLYYALKDIMECITENRYLSGVVSPAEFVKLLKRQNPLFNSTMQQDAHEFLNFLLNNISDFAGKYKSNYLKSSNEEECEISHDFVKDQFEGVLLNRIKCLTCDCVSANEEPFLDFPIEIQNDEAINIQDTFRSFYQREILCGPNKFYCNECCGLQEAEKTVGFEKLPKTLALHLKRFKCDGIVNSKLFNKIEYPLTLTVCSCFDNSLCKTYELTGVVLHVGASPTHGHYVSICKHEKYGWLMYDDETIESIPEEAVTSHVGEPNNPITAYVLFYSEKIQNKKTQLSDELAYNNNINKLMSYETWLRNKDMVEKQCTTNYSNITTNLSKHSKCAPKIAQHSKRRPKFLTFIST; translated from the coding sequence ATGTTTAAGAAACTATTACATATCACACCTGACTTCCATCCTGATTCCAGGAAGAGTTCTCCAGTGCAAAAGGAGGATAGttttaaaagaaagagtGGTGAGAGAATTGGAGACAACTACAGACCGCGTATTATTCCTAATGCAGCTGCCAGCCAGCGGAAGTCAATTATTGGCCAATCAGACTATGATCTAGCCAATGGTACAACAAATTATAATGATCTTGCAAATGAGGCTAGGAACTATGTGGCAATACCACAGGAACAATTGCTACACCGATATGAACACGACTCCCAAATCCCTACCATAGTGGATACGAATGTTACGAAATTAATGCCATTTGGTGATGGGTCAAATAAAGTCTTTGGATATGAAAATTTTGGCCATACCTGTTATTGTAACTCTGTTTTACAATGTATTTATAACTTACCTGAATTCAGGAAAAGCATACTCCAATTCCCACAACGCTACCCATTGAAAAGCAGGGTTCGAGTGGAAGAGTTCCATTCGTTACATGAAAGAAATTATATAAACGAAGTCGTGGGCCAACAGGAACAAGAAGCTATATCGATAAATGAATCTGTCACCAGTCTTAACTCTCATCAAACGCAAACCCGTTCTACCAACACTCAGCCAGAGCTGAGTACCAAGTCACAATCAAATAAGAcaattgatgatgacaagaagaaagagaatagAAAGAGTTTTTTCAAAGATCTCTATAAGATAAGAACTACTAGTAGTAATGCTACTGACAGTGGTTACTTAGGTGATAAATCTATTTACACTGAGTATAGCGCTGATAGCTCTCCAAAAGATGATGACACTGACAAGGAATCTTACTCAAATACAACCTACGACTCAACTAATTCTCAAAGTAAACCATCCCAACCGCAATCTAAACCAGCAGGCTATTTTGATACCGTTGGAGAGAAACTTCACGGCGATTGCAGAAAAGTAATTGTTGGGAATCCTGAACTCAATAAGACATACTCTCAGACATACTTTAACGTAAGTGAATCTTCAAATGACCtaaatattgaaataagaaaaaagttGGCTTTGATTCACGGTCCTGTTATCAATATTGATCATTTGTTATATAAAGACCAACCTCATTTCCTTTATTATGCACTAAAGGACATCATGGAATGCATAACAGAGAACAGATATCTGTCTGGTGTTGTGTCCCCCGCTGAATTTGTTAAACTACTGAAAAGACAAAATCCTCTTTTCAACTCAACTATGCAGCAGGATGCTCATGAATTTCTTAATTTCTTATTGAACAACATTAGTGATTTTGCTGGTAAGTATAAatcaaattatttgaaatcatctaatgaagaagaatgtGAGATATCACACGATTTTGTGAAAGACCAATTTGAAGGCGTTCTGCTAAACAGAATAAAATGCTTAACATGTGATTGTGTCAGTGCCAATGAAGAGCCATTCTTAGATTTTCCCATCGAAATTCAAAACGATGAAGCTATTAATATTCAAGATACATTTAGAAGTTTTTATCAACGGGAGATTTTATGTGGTCCAAACAAATTCTACTGTAATGAGTGCTGTGGCTTACAAGAAGCAGAAAAAACTGTTGGCTTTGAAAAACTACCTAAGACATTGGCATTGCATCTGAAAAGATTTAAGTGTGATGGTATTGTGAACTCTAAACTTTTCAATAAGATTGAATATCCATTAACACTGACTGTATGTTCATGTTTTGACAATTCTCTGTGTAAGACCTATGAACTAACTGGTGTAGTACTTCACGTTGGTGCTAGCCCTACTCATGGTCACTATGTTTCTATATGTAAGCATGAGAAATACGGTTGGCTAATGTATGATGATGAAACGATTGAGTCAATTCCAGAAGAGGCTGTCACTAGTCATGTTGGAGAGCCTAACAATCCAATAACTGCATatgttttgttttataGTGAGAAAATCCAGAATAAAAAGACACAGCTATCTGATGAATTAGCttacaataataatatcaataagCTGATGTCATATGAAACCTGGTTAAGAAATAAAGACATGGTGGAGAAACAATGCACAACAAACTACTCAAACATAACAACAAATCTAAGCAAACATTCAAAATGTGCCCCAAAGATAGCCCAACATTCTAAAAGAAGACCAAAATTTTTAACGTTCATTTCCACCTAA
- the RAD51 gene encoding recombinase RAD51 (CAGL0I05544g~Ortholog(s) have ATP binding, DNA-dependent ATPase activity, Swi5-Sfr1 complex binding, double-stranded DNA binding, recombinase activity, single-stranded DNA binding activity), whose protein sequence is MTEVHEDHGVPDSQVNVSPISTAPAETTQSSTNRSMDYNSGEQLFHQEQYEEGMEEDAALASFVPLEKLQVNGITSTDIKKLRESGLHTVEAVAYAPKKDLLEIKGISETKADRLLNEAARLVPMGFVTAADFHMRRSEMICLTTGSKNLDTLLGGGIETGSITELFGEFRTGKSQLCHSLAVTCQIPLDLGGGEGKCLYIDTEGTFRPVRLVSIAQRFGLDPDDALNNVAYARAYNADHQMRLLDAAAQMMSESRFSLIVVDSVMALYRTDFSGRGELSARQMHLAKFMRALQRLADQFGVAVVVTNQVVAQVDGGMSFNPDPKKPIGGNIMAHSSTTRLGFKKGKGCQRYCKVVDSPCLPEAECVFAIYEDGIGDPREEDE, encoded by the coding sequence ATGACAGAAGTACATGAGGATCACGGAGTTCCTGACTCACAGGTGAATGTATCACCGATCTCTACAGCTCCAGCGGAAACTACACAGTCCTCTACGAATAGGTCAATGGACTATAACTCTGGCGAACAGTTATTTCACCAGGAGCAATATGAGGAAGGCATGGAGGAAGATGCCGCCTTAGCGTCATTTGTTCCACTCGAGAAATTGCAAGTCAACGGTATAACGTCTACTGATATTAAGAAACTAAGAGAAAGTGGTCTCCACACTGTGGAAGCTGTAGCATATGCACCCAAGAAAGACTTACTAGAGATCAAAGGTATATCTGAGACAAAAGCAGACAGACTGTTAAACGAAGCTGCCAGGTTAGTGCCCATGGGGTTTGTCACAGCGGCTGATTTCCACATGAGAAGGTCAGAAATGATCTGTTTGACCACAGGATCTAAGAATTTGGACACATTACTAGGTGGTGGTATCGAAACTGGTTCGATCACAGAGCTGTTCGGTGAATTTAGAACAGGTAAATCGCAATTATGTCATTCCCTTGCTGTGACATGTCAAATACCGCTGGACCTGGGTGGTGGTGAAGGAAAATGTTTATATATAGACACAGAAGGTACATTTAGACCAGTACGATTAGTATCAATTGCCCAACGTTTTGGTCTTGATCCCGATGATGCACTAAACAATGTTGCTTACGCTAGAGCATACAATGCAGACCATCAAATGAGGCTTCTTGATGCTGCTGCCCAAATGATGAGTGAATCACGATTTTCTTTAATAGTAGTGGACTCAGTAATGGCTTTGTATAGAACCGATTTTTCAGGTCGTGGTGAATTAAGTGCAAGACAGATGCATTTGGCAAAATTTATGAGAGCATTACAAAGATTGGCAGACCAGTTTGGTGTTGCTGTTGTAGTCACAAATCAAGTGGTAGCCCAGGTAGATGGTGGTATGTCTTTTAACCCTGATCCAAAAAAACCTATTGGGGGTAATATCATGGCACATTCATCAACGACAAGACTGGGCTTTAAGAAGGGTAAGGGATGCCAAAGATACTGTAAGGTAGTTGACTCTCCCTGTTTACCAGAAGCAGAATGTGTATTTGCAATTTACGAAGATGGTATAGGTGACCCTCGTGAAGAAGACGAGTAA
- the TIM23 gene encoding protein transporter TIM23 (CAGL0I05566g~Ortholog(s) have mitochondrion targeting sequence binding, protein channel activity, role in protein import into mitochondrial matrix and mitochondrial inner membrane presequence translocase complex, plasma membrane localization), whose protein sequence is MSSWLFGKVGGNVEKKEEQKDDKLGFDSSQLTDISTLISAPGALDPARLHPLAGLERGVEYLDLEEEQLSTMEGSQGLIPSRGWTDDLCYGTGAVYLIALGIGGVSGFIQGVKNIPPNSPGKLQLNTILNHVTKRGPFLGNNAGVLALSYNLINSSIDAFRGKHDTPGSIVAGALTGALFKSSKGLKPMAYASAIVATTAGAWSAAKHKVLE, encoded by the coding sequence ATGTCATCGTGGTTATTTGGAAAAGTTGGCGGCAATGTcgaaaagaaagaggagCAAAAGGATGATAAACTTGGGTTTGATTCTTCGCAACTTACGGATATCTCTACACTAATCTCTGCTCCTGGTGCTCTTGATCCAGCACGTCTACATCCTTTGGCTGGTCTAGAGAGAGGTGTTGAGTATTTAGACCTGGAAGAAGAGCAACTTTCGACCATGGAAGGTTCCCAAGGTTTGATTCCTTCCCGTGGTTGGACAGACGATCTTTGTTATGGTACAGGTGCTGTGTACTTGATTGCTCTAGGTATTGGTGGTGTCTCCGGTTTCATTCAAGGTGTCAAAAACATTCCTCCAAACTCTCCAGGTAAATTACAATTGAATACAATTCTGAACCATGTCACAAAGAGAGGTCCTTTCTTGGGTAACAACGCAGGTGTGCTAGCATTGTCATACAACTTGATTAACTCATCTATCGATGCATTTAGAGGAAAGCACGACACACCAGGTTCTATTGTTGCTGGTGCTTTAACTGGTGCTTTGTTTAAGTCATCCAAAGGTCTAAAACCAATGGCTTACGCTTCTGCAATCGTCGCTACTACAGCAGGTGCCTGGAGTGCCGCTAAGCATAAGGTTCTAGAATGA
- the SMM1 gene encoding tRNA-dihydrouridine(20) synthase (NAD(+)) (CAGL0I05588g~Ortholog(s) have tRNA dihydrouridine synthase activity, role in tRNA modification and cytoplasm, nucleus localization), whose amino-acid sequence MDMYAGKLVLAPMVRAGELPTRLMALKYGAGLVWSPEIIDKKLIQTQRVENSSLSSVDYVMPSGVLVFRTVPSLERGKLIFQIGSADPALAKEAALKVIQDVDGIDLNCGCPKHFSIHAGMGSALLKKPEKLCSILKELVEHVGTPHGKPISCKIRLLEDEASTLELVKMICDTGIRNLTVHCRTTPMRNRETPIRDYIDSIFSVCKKAGVSLLINGAIRHREEFEQLFSYNPEIGGMIAEAAESNPTVFSKDVLPWHQTVKEFLEIAKKYENNIGNTKYMLSRLVPGKSKFFQYYAQCKTVEDLDHISSLIDDNGEPKGDPSEYLIKRREEEKLLKRQEGERKALERKLAKQQKRELEVESDSNKKPKLD is encoded by the coding sequence ATGGACATGTATGCAGGTAAGCTGGTGCTGGCCCCGATGGTGCGGGCTGGGGAGTTGCCCACGCGGCTTATGGCCCTGAAGTACGGTGCTGGGCTGGTGTGGTCGCCCGAGATAATAGACAAGAAACTGATTCAGACACAGCGTGTGGAAAACAGCAGCCTGAGCTCTGTGGACTACGTGATGCCCTCGGGTGTGCTGGTGTTTCGCACTGTGCCTTCTCTAGAGCGCGGGAAACTGATATTCCAGATCGGGTCGGCGGACCCGGCGCTGGCGAAGGAAGCTGCTTTGAAAGTGATCCAGGACGTGGATGGCATAGACTTGAACTGTGGATGCCCCAAGCACTTCTCCATACACGCTGGGATGGGGTCCGCGCTGCTGAAAAAGCCCGAAAAGCTGTGCTCGATCCTAAAAGAGCTGGTGGAGCACGTCGGTACACCGCATGGTAAACCTATCTCCTGCAAGATACGGCTGCTCGAGGATGAAGCCTCCACACTTGAGTTGGTGAAGATGATATGTGACACAGGGATTAGGAACTTGACTGTGCATTGCCGGACTACTCCAATGAGAAACAGAGAGACGCCGATCAGAGACTATATAGATAGTATATTCAGTGTTTGCAAGAAGGCAGGTGTGTCACTATTGATCAATGGTGCGATAAGGCACAGGGAGGAGTTTGAGCAGTTGTTCTCGTATAACCCGGAAATCGGTGGTATGATAGCCGAAGCCGCTGAGAGTAACCCAACAGTCTTTTCAAAGGATGTGCTACCGTGGCACCAAACAGTGAAGGAATTCTTGGAGATCGCAAAGAAgtatgaaaataatatagGAAACACCAAGTACATGCTCTCTAGGCTAGTGCCAGGAAAATCCAAATTCTTCCAATACTATGCACAATGCAAGACAGTAGAGGACCTGGATCACATCTCCTCATTGATAGATGACAACGGTGAACCCAAAGGCGACCCATCAGAATATTTGATTAAGCgtagagaagaagaaaagctgCTAAAGAGGCAGGAAGGTGAAAGGAAAGCGTTGGAAAGGAAGCTGGCCAAGCAGCAAAAACGTGAGTTGGAAGTAGAGTCAGATTCCAATAAAAAACCTAAGCTCGAttaa
- a CDS encoding uncharacterized protein (CAGL0I05610g~Ortholog(s) have cytoplasm localization) produces MSEAMNDYYTPLNTPLEAHLVYHDDKAELNVRTPASSRQGSITSLSSSMCDTEAKDCSCSGCVSPLVQCESYTDTTSLSRTNSNINSNMNSNMNSNMNSNMNSMNSMSSTVRGCRKHHHRRPSMALKFDKPIVYK; encoded by the coding sequence ATGAGCGAAGCAATGAACGACTACTACACGCCTCTAAATACTCCACTGGAGGCACACCTTGTGTATCACGACGACAAAGCTGAGCTGAACGTGAGGACGCCGGCGTCCTCGCGTCAGGGGTCCATCACGTCGCTGAGTTCCAGCATGTGCGATACAGAGGCGAAGGACTGCTCGTGCAGTGGCTGTGTGTCCCCGCTGGTGCAGTGCGAGAGTTACACAGACACGACGAGTCTATCGCGCACTAACTCGAACATTAACTCGAACATGAACTCAAATATGAACTCAAATATGAACTCAAACATGAACTCTATGAACTCTATGAGCTCGACGGTGCGCGGGTGCCGCAaacaccatcacagaagaCCCTCTATGGCCCTCAAATTCGATAAACCTATCGTCTACAAATGA